One Weissella ceti DNA window includes the following coding sequences:
- the pyk gene encoding pyruvate kinase: MKKTKIVATLGPASSDVETIAKLVEAGANVARMNFSHGDHEEHLGRMNAVHEAEKMTGKTVGILLDTKGAEIRTTVQETGKIEFNIGDVVRISMDSSLEGTKEKVAVTYAGLFDDVQVGGHVLFDDGKLDMVITEKDDATRELVTEVQNHGWLGSRKGVNAPGVSINLPGITEKDAEDIRFSLNAGIQYIAASFVRKAADVLDIRELLKAAGKEEVMIFPKIESQEGIDNFAEILEVSDGLMIARGDMGVEIPAENVPLVQKKLIRMMNNAGKPVITATDMLDSMQENPRPTRAEASDVANAVFDGTDATMLSGESANGAYPVEAVATMARINEKAESALAINGRHSADFEIDNVTETVAASVAKAANSLNVKAIVAATNSGYTAKLISKYRPNADILAMTFTEEVQRSLTIYWGVQPVIAEPVATTDEMIESAKKTALESGLAEKGDTIIVTAGIPVTTSGTTNLMTIVTID, translated from the coding sequence ATGAAAAAGACGAAAATTGTTGCAACCCTTGGCCCTGCCAGTTCTGATGTCGAAACGATTGCTAAGCTTGTAGAAGCTGGTGCAAACGTTGCACGTATGAACTTTTCACACGGTGATCACGAAGAACACCTAGGACGTATGAACGCTGTCCACGAAGCTGAAAAGATGACTGGTAAGACTGTTGGTATCTTGTTGGATACTAAGGGTGCCGAAATTCGTACTACTGTTCAAGAAACAGGAAAGATCGAATTCAACATTGGTGATGTGGTACGTATTTCAATGGATTCTTCACTAGAAGGAACTAAGGAAAAGGTTGCCGTAACTTACGCTGGATTGTTCGATGACGTTCAAGTTGGTGGACACGTATTGTTTGACGACGGTAAGTTGGACATGGTCATCACTGAAAAGGATGACGCAACTCGCGAATTGGTTACTGAAGTACAAAACCACGGTTGGCTTGGTTCACGTAAGGGTGTTAACGCACCTGGTGTATCAATCAACTTGCCTGGTATCACTGAAAAGGATGCTGAAGACATTCGTTTCAGTTTGAACGCAGGAATCCAATACATCGCCGCTTCATTCGTACGTAAGGCTGCGGACGTTTTGGACATTCGCGAATTGTTGAAGGCTGCTGGTAAGGAAGAAGTAATGATCTTCCCTAAGATCGAATCTCAAGAAGGTATCGACAATTTCGCCGAAATCTTGGAAGTTTCTGATGGTTTGATGATTGCTCGTGGAGACATGGGTGTTGAAATTCCAGCCGAAAACGTGCCTTTGGTACAAAAGAAGTTGATCCGCATGATGAACAACGCTGGAAAGCCTGTTATCACTGCGACTGACATGTTGGACTCAATGCAAGAAAACCCACGTCCTACACGTGCGGAAGCATCCGACGTTGCCAACGCCGTATTTGACGGAACTGACGCAACTATGTTGTCAGGTGAATCAGCTAACGGTGCATACCCAGTTGAAGCTGTTGCTACTATGGCACGCATCAACGAAAAGGCTGAATCAGCTTTGGCAATCAACGGTCGTCACTCAGCTGACTTCGAAATTGACAACGTAACAGAAACTGTTGCTGCATCAGTTGCGAAGGCTGCTAACTCATTGAACGTTAAGGCTATCGTTGCCGCAACTAACTCTGGTTACACAGCTAAGTTGATCTCAAAGTACCGTCCAAACGCTGACATCTTGGCTATGACATTTACTGAAGAAGTACAACGTTCATTGACAATTTACTGGGGTGTTCAACCAGTTATTGCAGAACCAGTTGCAACTACTGACGAAATGATCGAATCAGCTAAGAAGACTGCTCTTGAATCAGGATTGGCAGAAAAGGGTGACACAATCATCGTTACTGCTGGTATTCCTGTTACAACTTCAGGAACAACTAACTTGATGACTATCGTTACAATCGACTAA
- the prmA gene encoding 50S ribosomal protein L11 methyltransferase, with amino-acid sequence MNWQEVTVTTQSESVEAISNILMEAGAEGIQIEDAADKDNYEPADETVWVEWDKLDRLESGAVVSGFFPGDIQVREMLDELRVKVLGLAEFGLDPLPGTVQMADVKDEDWATEWQKYYHPVRITRDLTVVPKWEKYEVTNADEKLIVLDPGLAFGTGTHPTTRLMLQALTFVMRGNERVLDVGTGSGVLAIAAKHLGADYVLGTDIDEVAVRSAQGNLDLNPVAEDIDVQVSDLLKDVEEKDFNVVIANMLSEVLFPLIPTLPEVLLPGGTLLLSGIYEDKIEAIKELLIAQNYTIDEILQAGPWFGVIARRSVEG; translated from the coding sequence ATGAATTGGCAAGAAGTAACAGTGACAACACAATCTGAATCTGTTGAAGCAATTAGTAATATTTTGATGGAAGCGGGTGCAGAAGGTATTCAAATTGAAGATGCAGCTGACAAGGATAATTACGAACCAGCTGATGAAACAGTTTGGGTGGAATGGGACAAGCTTGATCGCTTAGAATCTGGCGCAGTAGTATCAGGATTCTTCCCTGGTGACATCCAAGTGCGTGAAATGTTGGATGAACTACGCGTTAAGGTATTGGGATTAGCTGAATTTGGTTTAGATCCTCTACCTGGGACTGTTCAAATGGCGGATGTTAAAGATGAAGATTGGGCGACTGAATGGCAAAAATACTATCATCCAGTACGTATCACGCGTGATCTAACTGTTGTGCCTAAGTGGGAAAAGTACGAAGTTACAAATGCAGACGAAAAGTTGATTGTCTTGGATCCAGGTCTAGCCTTTGGAACTGGAACACATCCAACAACACGTTTGATGTTGCAAGCGCTAACATTTGTGATGCGTGGTAATGAACGTGTCTTGGACGTTGGTACTGGATCAGGTGTTTTGGCCATTGCAGCCAAGCATTTAGGTGCTGATTACGTCTTGGGAACGGATATTGATGAAGTTGCAGTTCGTTCAGCGCAAGGGAACTTGGACTTGAACCCAGTTGCTGAAGACATTGACGTACAAGTTAGTGATCTATTGAAGGATGTTGAAGAAAAAGACTTTAATGTGGTAATTGCCAACATGTTGTCAGAAGTCTTGTTCCCATTGATTCCAACATTGCCAGAAGTATTGCTACCAGGTGGTACATTGTTGTTGTCAGGAATTTACGAAGATAAGATTGAAGCGATTAAGGAATTGTTGATTGCACAAAATTATACAATCGATGAAATCTTGCAAGCCGGACCGTGGTTTGGTGTGATTGCACGTCGCTCAGTGGAGGGTTAA
- a CDS encoding RsmE family RNA methyltransferase: MQRYFLTEEPADQRFVLPEDIAHHFMTVLRGEVDSQAEFVLPDRQRVVIAKVVSVDGEQTTMEIVSERQSDVELPVDVTLVLGLTKGDKPELVVQKATELGVTNIVFVETAWSVVRWGMKVDKKLARLNKIAQAAAEQSHRLHIPEVTYVPKISALELPEGERIVAWEESAKQGEASQLVKSLQGLKAGSHLTALVGPEGGLSPEEMTELAALNFKPAGLGPRILRAETAPLYILSTVSFALELER, translated from the coding sequence ATGCAACGCTATTTTTTGACGGAAGAACCAGCGGATCAACGCTTTGTTTTGCCAGAAGATATTGCACATCATTTCATGACAGTTTTACGTGGTGAAGTTGATTCGCAAGCTGAATTTGTTTTACCTGATCGCCAGCGTGTTGTCATTGCAAAAGTTGTTTCTGTTGATGGTGAACAAACCACGATGGAGATTGTCTCTGAACGCCAAAGTGATGTTGAATTACCAGTGGATGTGACTTTAGTATTAGGTCTAACTAAGGGTGATAAACCCGAATTGGTGGTTCAAAAAGCAACAGAATTAGGGGTTACAAACATTGTGTTTGTTGAAACAGCTTGGTCTGTTGTGCGTTGGGGCATGAAAGTTGATAAGAAGTTAGCCCGTTTGAATAAAATTGCTCAAGCAGCTGCAGAACAAAGTCACCGTTTGCACATTCCGGAAGTGACGTATGTGCCAAAGATTTCAGCATTAGAATTGCCAGAAGGTGAACGTATTGTCGCTTGGGAAGAAAGTGCGAAACAAGGTGAGGCAAGCCAACTAGTTAAATCATTACAAGGTTTAAAAGCGGGTAGCCATTTAACAGCATTGGTTGGACCTGAAGGTGGTTTGTCACCTGAAGAAATGACGGAATTAGCGGCATTAAACTTTAAGCCAGCTGGATTGGGACCACGTATTTTACGTGCTGAAACGGCGCCCTTATATATCTTGAGTACCGTAAGCTTTGCGCTAGAACTAGAGCGCTAA